The Myxococcales bacterium DNA window TCGACGTGTTCATCCCGCTCAAGGACGGCCGTGCGAACGCGAACGCCGGCGATCCGGTGGCCAACTGGCTCGTGCAAAACGCCGCTGACATCGGCGTTCAGCTCATCATCTGGAACCGCACGTCGTGGATGGCGAACGGCAGCGGCGACCGCCAATACTCAGGACCGCACCCGCACCACGATCACATTCACGTGGAGCTGAACCTCCGCGCGTCCTCTCGTCAGACGCCGTTCTTCACGGGCCCGCATCCGGCGCCCACGCAGCCCACGCAGGCGTCGGCCGACGCAGGCATGCCGGTGCCCGTCGTGCTCGACGCCGGCGCCGCTCCGAGCAGTTTGAAGGCGGACGCTGCCGCGCCGCCGGCCGTCACGCCGGACGCCGCTGCCGCCGCGCCGCCGCCCGCGCCCGTCGAACCCGTGCCTGTCGCGCCCACGATCGTGCCGGAAGAGGAGCACGTGCACGACGACGACGACGGTCCCGGTGAGGAGGATTCGACGGGCCTCGGCGTCCGCGAAGCCAACAACATCACCGCGGTCGGTGGCGAAGCGGAAGAGGGACAGATTCAGGGCTGCACGGCCGCGCCGGCGCCTGCCAAGGTTCCGACCGCTCCGGCGCTCGGCATCCTCGTCGGCTTGTCGCTCGTCGTCGCGCGGCGTCGCAGCGGCAAGCGTTGACGCTCAGTCGAGCCCGGCCACGCTCACGGCGCCGGTCTCGACGACCTCGAAGTCGCTCCCATGGAGCTGATCGAGCGCCTTCTTTACGTTTGGCAACGCCTTGGCCCATCCGTCGTTCTGATCGCCGCTCAAGTACCAATTCGAGCCGTTGTCGGCGAGCAGCATTCCGTACTTCTTCAAGGCGGCGACCAGTGTTGTGCCCTCCGGCGGCGCGGTGATGTTCACGCTGGCCTTGAGCCGCACGCGGAGCCCCATCGGCGGAAGGTCCACGTCGGCCTTGCCTGCGGCGTGCGTCGCCGGGTGGATGTAGCCCTGTTGCGTTTGCGACATGGTGAAACGAATGGCGTGGCGGATGGTGCCTGAAGCGAGCTCTTCGTAGCGGACGAGCCCGGGCATGATCGGAAGGCCTGCGGCATCGCCCGACGTCCAACCGTCCTTGCGTAGCGCGTTCGAGCCAAGCTTGAACATCGCACCGTTGGCCGCGCTCCAGCCGCCGCCGGAGGCTTGCGCATCGAAGAGCTCGTAGAGCGTGCAGTTCGACGGAGCGCCTGCCGTGTCGAGGAAGAGTACGTGGCGATCGCCGCCGCCTTCCACCTTCGCGTTCGTTGGGATCGGGTAGCAGAAGGCGCCGCCACCGCTCGGGCAGGCCAAAGGATCGCTCTCGCGCGGACCCCAGCTCGTGGTCCACGTCATGGGCACCGGTGGTGCGCCCGAGCCCACAGAGATGGGGATGCCGTAGCCCTCGGCCGT harbors:
- a CDS encoding extensin family protein, with translation MVANPTQSPARSTWAQSFARLVVGTFAVAFAPAFLVGCSDAGDDESTREQAVRGRWEIPGDVRATGSAARVHYDDAPAWNPNRCAGHLTEGAQDVGEYLMAKFGQVKSIGGYACRQNTANGGRMSVHGTGRALDVFIPLKDGRANANAGDPVANWLVQNAADIGVQLIIWNRTSWMANGSGDRQYSGPHPHHDHIHVELNLRASSRQTPFFTGPHPAPTQPTQASADAGMPVPVVLDAGAAPSSLKADAAAPPAVTPDAAAAAPPPAPVEPVPVAPTIVPEEEHVHDDDDGPGEEDSTGLGVREANNITAVGGEAEEGQIQGCTAAPAPAKVPTAPALGILVGLSLVVARRRSGKR